One segment of Gordonia terrae DNA contains the following:
- the nuoN gene encoding NADH-quinone oxidoreductase subunit NuoN, whose protein sequence is MNPTTLTDGPMTLAAIATPSVEYASLSPMLIVFGAGVIGVLVEAFAPSRLRYPLQLSLSLGALIIGLAALVTVTIAQTHDGANGEFAMSGAVVIDRPTLYLQGLLLIIAIVAVGFMAERRLERVVAPVTMRKLAGVGGPDGPSTGNGITTGGPAGGGVDADMFTPSGASVPNTDAEFEATRAGAVTTEVFPLALLAVGGMMLFPACGDLLTMFVALEVFSLPLYLLCGLARRRRLISQEASLKYFLLGAFSSAFFLFGSAFVYGATGSLNLSTIGASISATADSGGDTTLALIGLALLAAGLLFKVGAVPFHSWIPDVYQGAPTPVTAFMAAATKVAAFGALLRVFYVGFEGLREQWEPALWAVAIASMVIASVMAVTQNDVKRMLAYSSIAHAGFILLGLIAFDEAGLGATLFYLAAYAFTTLGAFATVAVIREPDSAAGSSARSAAIHGTTPAPRNPHLSGREATDLTQWSGLGRRYPLVGAMFAVYLLSFAGIPLTSGFIAKFDVFAAAAGSGGGVLVVVGVISSAIAAYVYIRIIVAMFFDDVPTTGAPHVVKPSVLTTSGIALCTLVTVALGVFPQPLLDLAESAAVFLR, encoded by the coding sequence ATGAACCCGACAACCCTCACCGACGGTCCGATGACGCTCGCCGCCATCGCCACCCCCAGCGTCGAATACGCGTCACTGTCGCCGATGCTCATCGTGTTCGGCGCCGGCGTCATCGGGGTGCTCGTCGAAGCCTTCGCGCCCAGCCGACTGCGATACCCACTGCAACTGTCGCTCTCACTGGGCGCACTGATCATCGGCCTCGCCGCGCTGGTCACGGTGACGATCGCGCAGACGCACGATGGCGCGAACGGCGAGTTCGCGATGTCCGGCGCGGTCGTGATCGACCGCCCGACCCTGTATCTGCAAGGGCTGCTGCTGATCATCGCGATCGTCGCGGTCGGGTTCATGGCCGAGCGTCGCCTCGAGCGGGTCGTGGCGCCGGTGACGATGCGCAAGCTCGCCGGGGTCGGCGGACCGGATGGACCGTCGACCGGCAACGGCATCACCACCGGCGGCCCGGCCGGCGGTGGCGTCGACGCCGACATGTTCACCCCGTCCGGGGCGTCGGTGCCCAACACCGACGCCGAGTTCGAGGCCACCCGCGCCGGCGCGGTCACCACCGAGGTCTTTCCCCTGGCACTGCTCGCGGTGGGTGGGATGATGCTGTTCCCGGCATGCGGCGACCTGCTCACGATGTTCGTGGCGCTGGAGGTGTTCTCGCTCCCGTTGTACCTACTGTGTGGACTTGCGCGGCGACGGCGCCTCATCTCGCAGGAGGCCTCGCTGAAGTACTTCCTGCTGGGCGCGTTCTCGTCGGCGTTCTTCCTGTTCGGTTCGGCATTCGTCTACGGCGCCACCGGTTCGCTCAACCTCTCGACGATCGGTGCGTCGATCTCCGCGACTGCCGACAGCGGTGGCGACACCACGCTGGCCCTCATCGGGCTGGCACTGCTCGCCGCGGGCCTGCTCTTCAAAGTGGGTGCGGTGCCGTTCCATTCGTGGATTCCCGATGTCTACCAGGGCGCGCCGACGCCGGTCACCGCGTTCATGGCCGCAGCAACCAAGGTCGCCGCCTTCGGGGCGCTGCTACGCGTGTTCTACGTCGGCTTCGAGGGGCTCCGCGAGCAGTGGGAACCCGCGTTGTGGGCGGTGGCGATCGCCTCGATGGTCATCGCCTCGGTGATGGCGGTGACGCAGAACGACGTGAAGCGGATGCTCGCGTACTCGTCCATCGCACACGCCGGGTTCATCCTGCTCGGCCTGATCGCCTTCGACGAGGCCGGTCTCGGCGCCACGCTCTTCTACCTCGCCGCCTACGCGTTCACCACTCTCGGCGCCTTCGCGACCGTCGCGGTGATCCGCGAACCCGACTCCGCCGCCGGGTCCTCCGCTCGCAGCGCCGCCATCCACGGCACGACACCCGCCCCACGGAACCCGCACCTGTCCGGCCGGGAGGCCACCGACCTGACCCAATGGTCGGGGTTGGGACGCCGATACCCGTTGGTGGGCGCCATGTTCGCGGTCTACCTGCTCTCGTTCGCGGGCATCCCCCTGACCAGCGGTTTCATCGCCAAGTTCGACGTCTTCGCCGCAGCCGCCGGCTCCGGCGGCGGCGTGCTCGTGGTCGTCGGCGTCATCAGCAGCGCGATCGCCGCCTACGTCTACATCCGCATCATCGTGGCCATGTTCTTCGACGACGTCCCCACCACCGGCGCCCCGCATGTGGTGAAGCCGAGCGTGCTGACGACCTCCGGGATCGCCCTGTGCACGCTGGTGACGGTGGCGCTCGGTGTCTTCCCCCAACCGCTGCTCGATCTCGCGGAATCGGCCGCGGTGTTCCTGCGCTGA
- a CDS encoding NADH-quinone oxidoreductase subunit M — protein sequence MSIPWLTVLWVAPAVGAALVLAVPAHRVTAAKWFALVVSVAVLALSIGLAIGFDPDGQRYQFVEDVSWIPALGTRYGLGLDGIGLVLILLTAALLPLLLVAGWRDVESSGSLDNSGGRAQKGPHIYLALFLATEAMVLMSFVALDVLLFYIFFEAMLIPMYFLIGGFGTGPNRSAAAVKFLLYNLFGGLVLLAAVIGLYVVTAQNGVGADGGGTFALPDIAAAVASGQIDDSTGLAKLLFLGFLFAFAVKAPLWPLHSWLPDAAVAATPASAVLMMAVMDKVGTFAMLRFCMQLFPDASQYFAPLVCGLAVVSIVYGAVLAIGQTDVMRLIAYTSISHFGFIILGIFVMTDQGQTGSALYMVNHGISTAALFLIAGFLVSRRGSTLIADYGGVQKVAPVLAGTFLVAGLATLSLPGLAPFISEFLVLIGTFTRYPVAAVVACSALVLSAIYILWTYQRMMGGPPKAPDVRGSSMRDLAGRELVVVAPLLALLIALGVYPKPMIDLIDPAVQATLTTVGVEAPEPAVAEPDAEGN from the coding sequence GTGAGCATCCCCTGGCTGACCGTCCTCTGGGTCGCGCCCGCGGTCGGCGCCGCGCTCGTCCTCGCAGTCCCGGCACATCGGGTGACCGCGGCGAAGTGGTTCGCGCTCGTGGTGTCCGTGGCCGTTCTCGCCCTGTCGATCGGTCTCGCGATCGGTTTCGATCCGGACGGCCAGCGGTACCAGTTCGTGGAGGACGTCAGTTGGATACCGGCGTTGGGTACGCGGTACGGATTGGGGCTCGACGGCATCGGGCTGGTCTTGATACTGCTGACCGCGGCGCTCCTGCCACTTCTGCTCGTCGCCGGCTGGCGCGACGTCGAATCGTCGGGCTCGCTGGATAATTCGGGCGGCCGCGCACAGAAGGGCCCGCACATCTATCTGGCGCTGTTCCTCGCGACCGAGGCGATGGTGCTGATGAGCTTCGTCGCGCTCGACGTGCTGCTGTTCTACATCTTCTTCGAGGCGATGCTCATCCCGATGTACTTCCTGATCGGCGGGTTCGGCACCGGACCCAACCGGTCGGCGGCCGCGGTGAAGTTCCTGCTGTACAACCTCTTCGGTGGCCTCGTTCTGCTGGCCGCGGTGATCGGACTCTACGTGGTGACCGCCCAGAACGGCGTCGGTGCGGACGGTGGCGGAACCTTCGCACTGCCGGACATCGCCGCCGCTGTCGCGAGCGGACAGATCGACGACTCGACCGGACTGGCCAAGCTGCTCTTCCTCGGCTTCCTGTTCGCGTTCGCGGTCAAGGCGCCGCTGTGGCCGCTGCATTCGTGGCTGCCCGACGCCGCGGTCGCAGCGACTCCGGCCTCGGCGGTACTGATGATGGCCGTGATGGACAAGGTCGGGACCTTCGCGATGCTGCGATTCTGCATGCAGCTGTTCCCGGACGCGTCACAGTACTTCGCGCCGCTCGTCTGTGGGCTGGCGGTGGTCAGCATCGTCTACGGCGCGGTGCTGGCGATCGGCCAGACCGACGTGATGCGGCTGATCGCCTATACGTCGATCTCCCACTTCGGCTTCATCATCCTCGGCATCTTCGTGATGACCGATCAGGGCCAGACCGGCTCCGCCCTCTACATGGTCAACCACGGGATCTCGACCGCCGCACTGTTCCTCATCGCCGGTTTCCTGGTGTCCCGGCGCGGGAGCACCTTGATCGCCGATTACGGCGGGGTACAGAAGGTCGCGCCGGTCCTCGCGGGCACCTTCCTCGTCGCCGGACTCGCCACTCTCTCCCTCCCCGGTCTCGCACCGTTCATCAGCGAGTTCCTAGTCCTCATCGGCACATTCACCCGCTATCCGGTCGCCGCAGTGGTCGCCTGTTCGGCGCTCGTCCTCTCGGCGATCTACATCCTGTGGACCTATCAGCGCATGATGGGCGGGCCACCGAAGGCACCTGATGTCCGAGGATCGTCGATGCGCGACCTGGCGGGACGTGAACTGGTGGTCGTCGCCCCGTTGCTCGCGCTGCTCATCGCGCTGGGGGTGTACCCGAAGCCGATGATCGACCTGATCGATCCCGCAGTGCAGGCAACTCTCACCACAGTCGGCGTCGAGGCGCCCGAACCAGCGGTGGCCGAACCGGATGCGGAGGGCAACTGA
- the nuoL gene encoding NADH-quinone oxidoreductase subunit L, whose amino-acid sequence MNAELTASLLWSIPALPLLGAAILLLGGRVTDRWGHLLGTVLAIASFAVALIMFVGMVSRGADDRAVSDILFSWVPVGELQVDFGLLLDQLSMCFVLLITGVGSLIHVYSIGYMQDDPDRRRFFAYLNLFLAAMLVLVLADNYLGLYLGWEGVGLASYLLIGFWQHKPSAATAAKKAFVVNRVGDIGLAVALMIMFATFGSVAFTAVFGGASQAGESTLTALGFVLLLAACGKSAQVPLQSWLGDAMEGPTPVSALIHAATMVTAGVYLIVRSGAIFDLAPAAQVGVVVVGAVTLLFGAIIGCAKDDIKKALAASTMSQIGYMVLAAGLGPAGYAFAILHLLTHGFFKAGLFLGAGSVMHGMNDETDMRRYGGLRTLMPITFVTFGVGYLAIIGVPPFAGFYSKDHIIEAAFGAGGAKGLILGGAALLGAGITAFYMTRVMLLTFFGEKRWHDGTDSPAPHPHESPRVMTGPMILIALGSIASGGLLAIGGSLETWLEPVVGEHTPHHLIPVWAMTAIILLVVAVGVAVAYRRYATRPVPVTAPEDVSVLTVAARRDLYGDAVNEELLMRPGQRVTAGLVAVESDGVDALTSGVGDAVTGASRRIRGWQNGYVRSYALSMFVGTTVIVALVMAVNVL is encoded by the coding sequence GTGAACGCCGAACTCACTGCGTCACTGCTCTGGTCGATCCCGGCACTGCCGCTGCTCGGCGCCGCGATCCTTCTCCTCGGCGGCAGGGTCACCGACCGGTGGGGGCACCTGCTCGGCACGGTCCTCGCGATCGCGTCGTTCGCGGTCGCGCTGATCATGTTCGTCGGCATGGTCTCTCGTGGCGCCGATGACCGCGCCGTGTCGGACATCCTGTTCAGTTGGGTACCGGTGGGCGAGCTGCAGGTCGACTTCGGACTTCTCCTCGATCAGCTGTCGATGTGCTTCGTCCTCCTGATCACCGGCGTCGGTTCACTCATCCACGTCTACTCGATCGGATACATGCAGGACGATCCCGATCGTCGTCGATTCTTCGCCTACCTCAACCTGTTTCTCGCGGCCATGCTCGTCCTCGTCCTGGCCGACAACTATCTGGGCCTCTACCTCGGCTGGGAAGGAGTCGGCCTCGCGTCCTACCTGCTGATCGGCTTCTGGCAGCACAAGCCGTCGGCGGCCACCGCGGCCAAGAAGGCCTTCGTCGTCAACCGGGTCGGCGACATCGGGCTGGCCGTCGCCCTCATGATCATGTTCGCCACGTTCGGGTCGGTGGCCTTCACCGCGGTGTTCGGCGGCGCCTCCCAGGCGGGCGAGAGCACCCTCACCGCACTGGGTTTCGTGTTGCTCCTCGCCGCGTGCGGCAAGTCGGCGCAAGTACCGCTGCAGTCCTGGCTTGGCGACGCGATGGAGGGTCCGACCCCGGTGTCGGCGCTGATCCATGCCGCGACCATGGTGACCGCGGGAGTCTACCTCATCGTCCGCTCGGGTGCGATCTTCGACCTCGCCCCCGCCGCCCAGGTCGGGGTCGTGGTCGTCGGCGCGGTCACCCTGTTGTTCGGCGCGATCATCGGTTGCGCGAAGGACGACATCAAGAAGGCGCTCGCCGCGTCGACGATGAGTCAGATCGGGTACATGGTCCTGGCCGCCGGGCTCGGGCCGGCGGGCTACGCGTTCGCCATCCTGCACCTGCTGACCCACGGATTCTTCAAGGCAGGCCTGTTCCTCGGCGCGGGTTCGGTGATGCACGGGATGAACGACGAGACCGACATGCGCCGCTACGGTGGCCTGCGCACCCTCATGCCGATCACGTTCGTCACCTTCGGCGTCGGGTACCTCGCCATCATCGGGGTGCCGCCGTTCGCCGGCTTCTACTCGAAGGATCACATCATCGAGGCGGCATTCGGTGCCGGTGGGGCAAAGGGACTGATCCTCGGTGGCGCTGCACTTCTCGGTGCCGGGATCACCGCCTTCTACATGACCCGGGTCATGCTGCTCACCTTCTTCGGCGAGAAGCGCTGGCACGACGGCACGGACTCGCCGGCACCGCACCCGCACGAGTCGCCGCGGGTCATGACCGGCCCGATGATCCTGATCGCACTCGGGTCCATCGCCTCGGGCGGCCTCCTGGCCATCGGCGGATCGCTGGAGACGTGGCTCGAACCCGTTGTCGGCGAACACACCCCGCACCACCTCATCCCGGTGTGGGCCATGACGGCGATCATCCTGCTCGTGGTCGCCGTCGGCGTGGCTGTCGCCTATCGTCGATACGCGACTCGGCCGGTACCGGTGACCGCACCCGAGGACGTGTCCGTGCTCACCGTGGCCGCCCGACGCGATCTGTACGGCGACGCCGTCAACGAAGAGCTGCTGATGCGGCCGGGTCAGCGGGTCACCGCCGGCCTCGTCGCAGTCGAGTCCGACGGCGTCGACGCGCTCACCAGCGGCGTCGGCGATGCGGTGACCGGCGCGTCGCGACGAATACGCGGGTGGCAGAACGGATATGTCCGGTCCTATGCCCTGTCGATGTTCGTCGGCACCACCGTGATCGTCGCCCTGGTGATGGCGGTGAACGTCCTGTGA
- the nuoK gene encoding NADH-quinone oxidoreductase subunit NuoK encodes MNPENYLYLSALLFTIGAAGVLLRRNAIVVFMCVELMLNAANLAFVTFARMNQSFDGQVIAFFTMVVAAAEVVVGLAIIMTIFRSRRSASVDDADLLKR; translated from the coding sequence GTGAACCCGGAGAACTACCTCTACCTCTCGGCGCTGCTGTTCACCATCGGCGCCGCCGGAGTGCTGCTGCGACGCAACGCGATCGTCGTCTTCATGTGTGTCGAGCTCATGCTCAACGCAGCGAACCTCGCCTTCGTCACCTTCGCCCGGATGAACCAGTCGTTCGACGGTCAGGTGATCGCCTTCTTCACGATGGTCGTCGCCGCCGCCGAAGTGGTGGTCGGGCTGGCGATCATCATGACCATCTTCCGATCACGCCGTTCGGCGTCGGTCGACGACGCGGATCTGCTGAAGCGGTAG
- a CDS encoding NADH-quinone oxidoreductase subunit J gives MTPAGTLWLADEVVRTSTGEAIQFWILGAVAVAGALGVVFATKAVHSAIFLATTMIVLAVFYVAQGALFLGVVQVVVYTGAVMMLFLFVIMLIGVDSSDSLRETLRGQRVSAALIGLGFGILLIAGIGSATVGVVTGARNPGVVAAQSDSGVEAIAELIFVRYLWAFELTGALLIAATLGAMVLAHRERFGPRLTQKELSQARFRSGVNLTPLPTPGVYARHNAVDVPARLPDGSPSDLSVNAILAARTLRTRPPEDSGSDR, from the coding sequence ATGACCCCCGCGGGCACGCTGTGGCTCGCCGACGAGGTGGTGCGCACCTCCACCGGTGAGGCGATCCAGTTCTGGATTCTCGGAGCGGTCGCGGTCGCCGGCGCACTGGGTGTCGTGTTCGCCACCAAAGCCGTGCACTCCGCGATCTTCCTGGCCACCACGATGATCGTTCTCGCCGTCTTCTACGTCGCGCAGGGGGCGCTGTTCCTCGGCGTGGTGCAGGTGGTCGTCTACACCGGTGCGGTGATGATGCTGTTCCTGTTCGTCATCATGCTGATCGGCGTCGACTCCTCCGACTCGTTGCGCGAGACGCTACGCGGTCAGCGCGTGTCCGCAGCTCTCATCGGGCTCGGCTTCGGGATTCTGCTGATCGCCGGGATCGGCAGCGCCACCGTCGGAGTGGTCACCGGCGCCCGGAATCCCGGAGTCGTGGCCGCGCAGAGCGACTCCGGTGTCGAGGCCATCGCCGAGCTGATCTTCGTCCGCTACCTGTGGGCCTTCGAACTGACGGGGGCCCTCCTCATCGCCGCCACGCTCGGTGCCATGGTGCTCGCGCACCGGGAGCGCTTCGGACCACGCCTCACCCAGAAAGAGCTGTCGCAGGCGCGGTTCCGCAGTGGGGTCAACCTGACCCCGCTGCCGACGCCCGGCGTGTACGCGCGTCACAACGCGGTCGACGTACCGGCACGCCTTCCCGACGGATCGCCGTCGGACCTGTCGGTGAACGCCATCCTGGCCGCGCGGACGCTCCGGACTCGGCCCCCCGAGGACTCGGGGAGCGACCGGTGA
- the nuoI gene encoding NADH-quinone oxidoreductase subunit NuoI yields the protein MPDFLKPVSGLRVTFGGMFQPTITEQYPEQKRPTAARYHGRHQLNRHPDGLEKCIGCELCAWACPADAIYVEGADNTPDERYSPGERYGRVYQINYLRCIGCGLCIEACPTRALTMTNDYELADDNRADLIYEKDRLLAPLQPGVDAPPHAMAPGSTEENYYRGEVTADGRVTLPNPTVRDSSARETRP from the coding sequence ATGCCTGACTTCCTGAAACCGGTGAGCGGGTTGCGCGTCACCTTCGGCGGCATGTTCCAGCCGACCATCACCGAGCAGTACCCCGAGCAGAAGCGACCCACAGCCGCCCGGTATCACGGTCGGCACCAATTGAATCGGCACCCCGACGGTCTCGAGAAGTGCATCGGATGCGAGCTGTGCGCGTGGGCGTGCCCGGCCGACGCCATCTACGTGGAGGGTGCCGACAACACGCCCGACGAGCGCTACTCGCCCGGCGAACGATATGGACGCGTCTACCAGATCAACTATCTGCGGTGCATCGGCTGCGGACTGTGCATCGAGGCGTGCCCCACGAGGGCGCTCACGATGACGAACGACTACGAACTCGCCGACGACAACCGCGCCGACCTCATCTACGAGAAGGACCGTCTCCTGGCCCCGCTGCAACCCGGCGTCGACGCGCCGCCACATGCGATGGCGCCGGGCTCCACCGAGGAGAACTACTACCGAGGCGAAGTGACTGCCGACGGTCGCGTGACCCTGCCGAATCCGACTGTGCGGGACAGCAGCGCACGGGAGACACGGCCATGA
- the nuoH gene encoding NADH-quinone oxidoreductase subunit NuoH, with the protein MSIAADFPTLDDFGHDPIWLVVAKALAVFVFLVVNPLIAILLERKIMARMQTRIGPNRVGPRGVLQSLADGVKLALKEGIIPTGVDKVIYLLAPIIAVVPAVMAFAVIPFGPMVSVFGHQTPLQLTDLPVGVLYVLAVTSVGVYGIVLAGWSSGSTYPLLGGLRSTAQVISYEIAMGLTFAAVFLDAATMSTSGIVAAQERHWYVLLLLPSFVIYAISMVGETNRAPFDLPEAEGELVGGFHTEYSSLKFAMFMLAEYINMVTVSALATTLFLGGWQAPWPVSTFDWANSGWWPVLWFTLKVWAFLFVFIWLRTSLPRLRYDQFMNLGWKVLIPISLTWVMVVAIIRAAFAGEDADLTRALVSAGAGLVVTGLIAYAVWRLMRVPDIPDPPQEYADPTAPDEFDPMAGGFPVPPMPSTVRETTDA; encoded by the coding sequence GTGAGCATCGCCGCCGATTTCCCCACACTCGACGACTTCGGGCACGACCCGATCTGGCTCGTCGTCGCCAAAGCGCTGGCCGTGTTCGTGTTCCTCGTGGTCAATCCGCTCATCGCCATCCTGCTCGAGCGAAAGATCATGGCGCGCATGCAGACCCGGATCGGGCCGAACCGCGTGGGCCCCAGAGGGGTTCTCCAGAGCCTCGCCGACGGCGTCAAACTCGCCCTCAAGGAAGGGATCATCCCCACCGGCGTCGACAAGGTGATCTATCTGTTGGCGCCGATCATCGCAGTCGTCCCGGCGGTGATGGCCTTCGCCGTCATCCCGTTCGGCCCGATGGTGTCGGTGTTCGGTCACCAGACGCCGTTGCAGCTCACCGATCTCCCGGTCGGGGTGCTGTACGTCCTGGCCGTGACGTCGGTGGGCGTCTACGGGATCGTCCTGGCGGGCTGGTCGTCGGGCTCCACCTACCCGCTGCTCGGCGGACTCCGCTCGACCGCCCAGGTGATCTCGTACGAGATCGCGATGGGCCTCACCTTCGCCGCCGTATTCCTCGACGCCGCGACGATGTCGACATCGGGAATCGTCGCCGCGCAGGAGCGTCACTGGTACGTGCTGCTCCTGCTGCCCTCGTTCGTCATCTACGCCATCTCGATGGTCGGCGAGACCAACCGGGCGCCCTTCGATCTGCCCGAGGCGGAGGGCGAGCTGGTCGGCGGGTTCCACACCGAGTACTCGTCGTTGAAGTTCGCGATGTTCATGCTCGCCGAGTACATCAACATGGTCACCGTCTCCGCACTGGCCACCACGCTGTTCCTCGGTGGGTGGCAGGCGCCGTGGCCGGTGAGCACCTTCGACTGGGCGAATTCCGGATGGTGGCCGGTGCTCTGGTTCACGTTGAAGGTGTGGGCATTCCTGTTCGTCTTCATCTGGCTCCGAACCAGCCTGCCGCGCTTGCGGTACGACCAGTTCATGAACCTGGGTTGGAAGGTCCTGATCCCCATCTCGCTCACCTGGGTGATGGTCGTCGCGATCATCCGCGCCGCCTTCGCCGGTGAGGACGCCGACCTCACCCGCGCGCTCGTCTCCGCCGGCGCCGGACTCGTGGTGACCGGGTTGATCGCCTACGCGGTCTGGCGCCTGATGCGCGTTCCCGACATCCCGGACCCGCCGCAGGAGTATGCAGACCCGACCGCACCCGACGAGTTCGACCCGATGGCCGGCGGTTTCCCCGTCCCGCCGATGCCCAGCACCGTGAGGGAGACGACCGATGCCTGA
- a CDS encoding NADH-quinone oxidoreductase subunit G has translation MTLTHGSDPAATTDNLVGITIDDRAVRVPKGTLVIRAAEQIGITIPRFCDHPLLDPVGACRQCLVEVEGQRKPLASCTTVATEGMVVRTQLTSQIAAGAQRGVMELLLINHPLDCPVCDKGGECPLQNQAMSAGRSESRFDGVKRTFTKPVPLSSEVLLDRERCVLCARCTRFATEVAGDPLIELADRGALQQVSIYADEPFDSYFSGNTVQICPVGALTGAQYRFRARPFDLVSTPSVCEHCASGCAQRTDHRRGKVLRRLAGDDPDVNSEWNCDKGRWAFAYASSAERITAPLVRDRNGELTEVSWAHAVRAAAEGLSGALGNVGVLTGGRLTVEDAYAYSRFARTVLHTNDIDFRVRSHSTEEAAFLAARVAGHGLATTYDDLSAAPAVLLAGFEPEEESPIVFLRLRRAVRTAGQRIATVAPFASRGAAKLDAALFPVVPGDEARVLRSDAVLAHLEAPGSIILVGERLASRPGALLAATELADRSGARLAWIPRRAGERGALEAGALPGLLPGGRPLADDAARAAVSAVWGTDLDPRAGRDTAGIIDAARYHGLALMVAGVDVDDLPDPAAATEALAAAPFIVSLEQRLSAVARSADVVFPVAAVAEKEGTFVDWEGRPRSFTTALKDSGHLPDHRIIDAIARQMGADLRCADVPTIHIDLRRIGPWSGRRTTIDAVDRTQPSPAVGQAVLAGWHTLLDDGRLQDGEPHLAGTARPPVARLAPSTAAEAGVGAGDRLRVSTADGAIVLPVEITDMPDRVVWLPLFSRGSHVHAALRAQEGDLVALAPAPAPVDIRDDAEGGAA, from the coding sequence ATGACACTCACCCACGGCAGCGATCCCGCTGCGACGACCGACAACCTGGTGGGCATCACCATCGACGACCGTGCCGTCCGGGTGCCGAAGGGCACCCTGGTCATCCGTGCTGCCGAACAGATCGGGATCACGATCCCGCGGTTCTGCGACCATCCGCTTCTCGACCCCGTCGGCGCCTGCCGCCAGTGTCTCGTCGAGGTCGAGGGGCAGCGCAAGCCACTCGCGTCGTGTACGACGGTGGCGACCGAGGGGATGGTGGTCCGCACCCAGCTCACCTCGCAGATCGCGGCGGGAGCGCAACGCGGGGTGATGGAGCTGCTCCTGATCAACCACCCCCTGGATTGCCCGGTGTGCGACAAGGGCGGCGAGTGCCCCCTGCAGAACCAGGCCATGTCGGCCGGACGTTCCGAATCGCGATTCGACGGCGTCAAGCGAACTTTCACCAAACCGGTCCCGCTGTCGTCGGAGGTCCTGCTGGACCGGGAACGCTGTGTGCTGTGTGCCCGATGCACGCGGTTCGCCACGGAGGTCGCCGGCGATCCGCTCATAGAACTCGCGGATCGCGGTGCGCTGCAACAGGTCAGCATCTACGCGGACGAACCGTTCGACTCCTACTTCTCCGGCAACACCGTCCAGATCTGTCCGGTGGGTGCCCTGACCGGGGCGCAGTACCGGTTCCGCGCCCGCCCCTTCGACCTGGTGTCGACGCCGAGCGTGTGCGAGCACTGCGCGAGCGGGTGCGCCCAGCGCACCGATCACCGTCGTGGCAAGGTGTTGCGCCGCCTCGCCGGTGACGATCCCGACGTCAACTCCGAGTGGAACTGTGACAAGGGACGGTGGGCGTTCGCCTACGCGTCCTCGGCCGAGCGGATCACCGCCCCCCTGGTTCGCGACCGGAACGGTGAGCTGACCGAGGTGTCGTGGGCGCACGCCGTACGCGCCGCCGCGGAGGGGCTGTCCGGTGCGCTCGGCAACGTCGGCGTCCTCACCGGCGGACGGTTGACCGTGGAGGACGCCTACGCGTACTCCCGGTTTGCGCGAACTGTCCTGCACACGAACGACATCGACTTCCGCGTACGCAGCCACAGCACCGAGGAGGCCGCCTTCCTCGCCGCCCGGGTGGCCGGCCACGGACTCGCGACCACGTACGACGACCTGTCCGCTGCCCCCGCGGTGCTGCTCGCCGGCTTCGAACCCGAGGAGGAGTCCCCGATCGTCTTCCTCCGCCTCCGCCGTGCGGTACGCACCGCAGGCCAACGCATTGCGACCGTGGCGCCGTTCGCGAGTCGCGGAGCGGCCAAACTCGACGCCGCCCTGTTCCCGGTCGTACCGGGCGACGAGGCCCGGGTGCTGCGGTCCGACGCCGTGCTCGCCCATCTCGAGGCACCCGGTTCGATCATCCTCGTCGGCGAGCGGCTCGCCTCCCGGCCCGGTGCACTGCTCGCGGCCACCGAGCTGGCCGACCGCTCCGGCGCCCGACTCGCCTGGATTCCGCGGCGCGCCGGCGAACGAGGCGCGCTCGAAGCGGGCGCGTTGCCAGGCCTCCTGCCCGGCGGCCGGCCGCTCGCCGACGATGCCGCTCGTGCCGCGGTATCCGCGGTCTGGGGCACCGATCTCGACCCGCGGGCGGGACGCGACACAGCCGGGATCATCGATGCCGCGCGGTATCACGGACTCGCGCTGATGGTCGCCGGCGTCGACGTCGACGACCTGCCCGACCCGGCCGCGGCGACCGAGGCCCTCGCGGCCGCGCCGTTCATCGTCAGCCTCGAGCAACGCCTCAGCGCGGTCGCCCGATCCGCGGACGTCGTCTTCCCGGTGGCCGCCGTCGCGGAGAAGGAAGGCACCTTCGTCGACTGGGAGGGCCGCCCACGCAGCTTCACCACTGCGCTGAAGGATTCGGGCCATCTTCCCGACCACCGCATCATCGACGCGATCGCCCGGCAGATGGGTGCCGACCTCCGATGCGCCGACGTACCGACCATCCACATCGACCTGCGGCGGATCGGCCCGTGGTCGGGCCGCCGAACCACCATCGACGCCGTCGACCGGACGCAACCCAGTCCCGCTGTCGGCCAAGCGGTTCTGGCCGGATGGCACACACTGCTCGACGACGGCCGGTTGCAGGACGGGGAACCGCACCTCGCCGGCACCGCCCGCCCGCCGGTGGCCCGGCTCGCGCCGTCGACCGCCGCCGAAGCCGGTGTCGGTGCGGGCGACCGTCTCCGCGTCAGCACCGCCGACGGCGCCATTGTCCTGCCGGTCGAGATCACCGACATGCCGGATCGGGTCGTGTGGCTGCCGCTGTTCTCACGCGGCTCACACGTCCACGCCGCGCTCCGCGCGCAGGAGGGTGACCTCGTGGCGCTCGCACCGGCCCCGGCACCGGTCGACATCAGAGACGACGCCGAAGGGGGTGCCGCGTGA